The Gemmatimonadota bacterium genome segment GGCGGGGGAGTGTTGTACAGCGAGGCGACAGACGCGCTGGCGGCATTTGTGGAGCAGACGGGTATTCCAGTGGGAGAGACACAGGCGGGCAAGGGGTCGCTTAATTACGACCACGCCAATAATCTGGGTGCGGTGGGTGTGACGGGTACACCGGGTGCGAATATTGTTGCGCGGGAAGCGGATCTGGTGATCGCGATTGGCACGCGGTTGAGCGATTTTACGACGGCTTCAAAGACGGCGTTTCAAAATCCGAATGTGAAATTTATCGCGATTAATGTGGCGGAATTTGATGCGGCCAAACACGGGGCACTGCCGCTGGTGGGCGATGCGCAGGTGGTGTTGGAGGAGCTTGCAGAAGCGGTGCAGGGGTATCGCGTGTCGGGGGATTTGACACAGCGGGTTGTCGCATTTCGAAAGGCGTGGGAGGCAGAAGTAGATCGCATTTACGATTTGGGTCATCGGCCCGTTTTGAGCCAGGGTGAAGTGATTGGCGCGGTGAATGAAGGTTCGGCGCCGGAGGATGTCATGATTTGTGCGGCGGGCAGTATGCCGGGCGATCTTCACAAGTTGTGGCGGACGCGCAATCCCAAGGGGTACCACCTGGAGTATGGATATTCGTGCATGGGATACGAGATTGCCGGAGGGTTGGGTATTAAGATGGCCGATCCCTCCCGGGAGGTGTATGTGATGGTTGGAGATGGGTCGTATTTGATGATGGCGCAGGAGATTGCAACGGCGGTGCAGGAGGGAATTAAGCTGAATATTGTTTTGCTGGACAATCACGGTTTTGCGAGTATCGGGGGGTTGTCGGATGCTGTGGGGGCGGATGAGTTTGGGACAAGGTATAAGATGCGCGATGAGCGGACCGGGCAATTGGATGGCGAGAATGTGCCGACCGATTTGGCGACAAATGCCGAGAGTTTGGGGGCTTATGTGTTGCGGCCCGAGGGCAGAGAAGGTCTGATGAGGGCGATTGAAGAGGCGCGATCTGTGGATCGCACGACGGTGATTGCGGTGGAGGTCGATCGCGATGTGCGCGTGCCGGGTTACGAGAGCTGGTGGGATGTGCCGGTTGCCGAGGTTTCGGCGGTGGAAGAGGTGCAGAAGGCGAGGGAAGAGTTTGAGGTGATGGTGAAGAAGGAACGGTATTTCTTGTAAACGAATAGACGAATAGACGAATGGTAGTACATACTGATTTGGGGAGGATGGGCGGGATTCGTAGATTCGTAGATTCGCTGATTTGCGGAGGTGCTTTATGAATATTCCCCCATCTGAACATTTTACGCCTGTTTTGCTGGCGGAAAATTACAATGTGGATCGCGTGCAATTAGATGGATTTGGTGGTGAAGATTTGGGCGCAATGTATGGTAGGCAGTCCGTTCTGGGTATGCCATTTGATCTGGGTGCGCCAGGCGAACCGAACAGTATATTGCTCGATAGTGGTGTTGTGCGCGTTGATATGGGCGGTGTGAAGGCGAGCTATGTGGTGTTTTTGCACGGGGTCGAAAATCGCGTGAGTAATTACCAGGAGGAGTTGGCCGATTTTGCCATGGATGGCAATGAATTGGGTGATCATGTGTCGGATTACGTGCTGGAATATGCAGATGGAGAGTCCGAGGCGACGCGTATTTTGCGCCGGTTTGCGATTCAACAGTCCCGTATTGGGTGGGGGGCAAGTGCGTTTGCAGCGATGCCTGCGGCCAAACCAGGGGTTGTGATGGGTGCTACGGATGAACACGGTCTGGGGCGTCGTCCTGCATCGGCTTATGGTCGCGCCGAGACGCGGCACAGTTCGGGGCGAGATGGCGGGCGCATAAAGCTGTGGGTTTATGCGTTGCCCAATCCCAATCCGGAGAAGCCCATTCGGTATCTGACACTGGTTCCCAGGAACGAGCGGTCGCTGGTGCTGGGGATCACGCATACGCAGGTCGCCGATCATCCGCTGCGGCCGGGTGTGCGCCAAAAATTGAAGTTGGCATTGCCCGAGGGCGCGCAGTTGAATAGAAATGGCGAGCTTGAGGATATAGATATTGATCTGGGGGTGGTGATGTCGGCGCGGGCTGTGCTGGATTACGATGCGGAACGCTGGTTGAGCGCAGAGGTGGATGTACAGCCGGAGCGGTCTTCTTCTGAGGTGGTTGTCGAGTATATCGCTCACCCGCAGGGGAAGCTTTATGTGGAGGGGGATGGGGAGGTGCAGGGTTACGATCTGGCAGATGCAAGGGAGATTGTCGAGGTGCAGCCCGCACATCGTCCGGTCGCAATTCGGGTGGTGGAGAAAGGGACCGAGACGCCGGTTGCTGTGCGGTTGCACATGCACGGCGAGGCAGGGGAGTATTTGCCGCCTAAGGGGTATCACCGCAAGGTGAATCCGCACTGGTTTGAGGACAATTACGGCGAGTATGTCAATGGCTTGAATCAGTATTGTTATATCCCGGGAGAATGCGTGGCAGACTTGCCTTTGGGCAATGTGTATGTCGATATTCAGAAGGGATATGAGATTGCGCCGATTCGCGAGACGTTTACGGTTGGTCCCGATACTGATGTGGTGACTTTTGAGATTGATCGCGTGCTCAAGTGGCGGGAAAAGGGGTGGGTGACAGCCGATACGCATGTGCATTTTCTGAGTCCGCAAACAGCGCTTCTGGAAGGCGAGGGCGAGGGTGTGAATGTGGTGAATTTGCTGGCGAGCCAGTGGGGTGAAATGTTCAGCAATGTATCGGATTTTGATGGTAAGACGACTTTGGGCGCAAAGGATTTTGGTGGGGATGGCGAGTTTCTCGTGCGCGTTGGAACCGAGAATCGCATGCAGGTGCTCGGACATATTTCGCTGCTGGGCTATTCGGGGCTTATGATTCATCCGCTGTGTTCGGGGGGACCGTCGGAATCCGCGCTGGGCGACGCGCAGGAAGTCACGATGGCCGAGTGGGCGCAGCAGTGCATTGATCAGGGTGGGCTGGTGGTGATGCCGCACGGTCCAAATCCGCAGTGCGAACGCGCAGCAGATATTGTGCTGGGGTTGATCCACGCGATGGAGATGATGACGTTTAATCCGCACAATGCACAGATCAATCCCTATGGGATTGCCGATTGGTATCGCTATTTGAATTTGGGATACCACATTCCAGTTGTGGGTGGGTCGGACAAGATGGCGGCTGCGTCGCAACTCGGCGGGGTGCGGACTTATACGCATTTGGGAGATCGCGAGTTTAGCTATGAAAACTGGATGGCGGCGACAAAGGCAGGTCATACGTTTGTGACGGTGGGGCCGCTTGCAGAGATTCAGGTGGAAGGGAAGGCGCCCGGTTCACGGGTGCAGTTGCCCGCTTCTGGCGGGACGGTCAATGTGACGTGGGAGGTGGCGTCGGTGCGTTTGCCGATTGATCAGGTCGAGATCGTTGTGGGCGGGCTGACGTATGAGCAGGTGAATGTGGATAAGAGGTTGTCGGCTTCGGGGAGTGCAGAGGTACGGGTGGAGGATTCGACGTGGATTGCACTTCGGGTGCGCGGGAGCTATAAGGGGCAGCACGGGGAGATTGCCGCACACACGAGTGCCGTGCAGGTGGTTGTGGAGGGGATGCCAATTTTTTCACGGGCGGATGCTACGACGGTTTTGGAACAGATCGAAGGGGCAATTGCCTATCTGGATACGCTCGCTCCGCGACCCGAGGCAAGGCGTTTGAAACAGATGCGCGCCACGCTGGAGGCCGCGCACAATCGCTTGCACCAGCAGATGCACAAGCACGGTATTTATCACGATCATACGCCCTTGCACGATCACGGGCATTAGAAAGGTTTTTAATATGAGTGAGAAATTTTCGTTTCGCCCTGTACGCAAACCTAATGTGATCTGGGTTTTTGGGGATCAACACCGCGCGCATGCATTGAGCTATCGGGGTGATCCCAATGTGTTTACGCCGAATATCGACAATCTCGCGCGTGAAGGTATGCGTTTTGACTGCGCAGTTTCCGGTGCGCCGTGGTGCTCGCCTTTTCGCGGTGCGCTAATGACGGGTACTTATCCGCACCAGAATGGGGTGACGCAGACGCCGTCTCCACTGGATCCGGCGATTCCGACTATTGCTATGCCTTTTAATGATGCGGGATATCACACGGCTTATGTGGGCAAGTGGCATTTGGACGGGTCCAATGCGCGGGAGAACTGTGTTCCTCCCGAGCGCAGGGGAAATTTTCAGTACTGGATGGGGTATGAGAATAACAATAATCAGAACGAGTGCTATGTTTATGGTTCGGAGGGCGAAACGCCCCGGCGTTTGGACGGATATGAAACCGATAGTCTGACGACCTTGTTTTTAGACCATCTCGCGGATCATGTAAATGGTGAAGAAGAATATCAGCCGTTTTTTGCCGTGCTTTCAGTGCAGCCGCCGCACGGTCCCTTTGTGCCGCCTACCAATCCGGAGCGCGGTGCGCCCCGGATCCATCCGTCGGATATTCAGCTTCGGCGCAATGTGCCGGTTGTTCCCCGGATCCGCGAGCGGGCAGCCCTGGATCATGCGGGTTATTACGCGATGGTGGAGAATCTGGATTATAATGTGGGGCGGATTCGCATGGGGCTCAAAGATATGGGTGTTGATCGGGAGACTTATGTGGTTTTCTTTTCCGATCACGGCGATATGCTGTGGAGCCACGCGCAGACGGGCAAATCATCGCCGTGGGAAGAGTCGATCCGCATTCCGTTTATTATCGGCAAGGTGGGGGGAGGTGCGAATATGAATACGGGATCTACCGATGCGGTGATCAATCACGTGGATATTGCGCCTACGACGCTGGGTCTTTGTGGTATTCCCGTTCCCGAGGGCATGGTTGGGTACGATTATTCGGGCCACTGTATTTCCAGCAATGCCGCTGAGTTCAAGGGTAAACCGAATAGAAATGCAGAGCCCGATTCGGCGTATTTGCAGCAGATTCCCCGAAAGATGCATTCGCATACTGTGAATAAGGCGTGGCGGGCTGTGGTGATGCGAGATGGGTGGAAATACGCCTGTACGCCGGGTAATGATTGGTTGCTTTTCAATACGGCGGATGATCCGTATGAGCAGGCGAATTACGTCTATAACAGGGCGTTTCAGAAGGAAAAGGATCGGTGCCACGAGCGTCTTGCACAGTGGATTGAAGACACGGGCGATGATTTTGAGTTGCCAGATATTCGGCTCGATTAAAGCGCGGATATTGGGTTTTGAAACCAGTTTTTTCTTGCGGTGTATAATGAGACCGCATAGATTGATAGGCTGTGCGCTTGAGAGAGGCTCACTGTGATGTATTGACAATGGTGATGCCGATGCCCACGAGCGCGAGGCTGAGGAGAATGGCGGGTGAGATGGGGTCGCCGAGGAGGAGGTTGCTGACGACGACGCCGACAATTGGGGTGATGAATCCAAAAACCGAGAGGCGGCTGGCCGAATAGCGTTTTAGCAGGCTGGTGAGGAGGATAAAGCAGAATCCCGCGACGACCAGCCCCTGATAGAGAACGGCACTCAGGACGCGGATATCAAGTTGGATGGCCTGTGTTTCAAATAGTGAGCTGAGGAAAAAAAAGATGGGTACGCTGGGGGCGGATTGCCAGATCAAGACTTTTCCGGGGTGTATGTTCTGGACGAGACGCTTGAGATAAATCTGGCGGGCGCCGAGCAGAGCAGCACTTGCGAGCACGAGGATATCGCCCAGAAGATGTTGAAGTTCGCCGAGTGATAGGCTCTCGGCAAAGATGAGTATTACGCCGAGAAAAGACAATACCATGCCGATCATTTTGCGCGTGCTGATTTTGTCACCCGGTATAAAGATGTGTGCAAACGAGGCGGTGAAGAAGGGATAGGCAGAGATAAAGATGGTCGAGCGGCTGGCGAGGGTGTAATCGGTTCCCGCATTGAGCAGGTATATCTGTGCGAGAAAAAGAAAGATGAGGCCGACTATGCCTCGCCGCTCGTTGGATTTGAGTTTCAGGTCGATTTTCAAGGGGCGCGTCCAGATATAGACGACGAGGCCGCCGAGCAAGAAGCGCATGCCGGCCAGGCAAAGCGGCGGAATACCAGATAGCCCCATTTTGATGGATACGGAATTGCCGCCCCAGAGGATTGCTGTCAAGAGGTTGAGCAGGGCGGCGCGGGTGTTGAGGCGTTCATTCTGGACGTTCACGATCCTCTCCGGAACGTTGATAGGCGCGAATGAATACCAGAAGCAAGGGGAGGACGAGCCAGAGGGGCTGCACGATCGCCGCGAATGTGCCAACCACGCCGAGCAGTCCCGAGATGATGAGTCCGCGGCAGACTGTGATGCGCGTGGCAGGAGAGGACAGGATATTGATTGTGCGGCCGGGTAGTCCTCCGGGTTGCTCAAGGGCGTAATATCCGATGAGGGCGACCGCCCAGGACAACAGGGCGAGGTGCATGCTGGACGTGGAAGATAAAAGGTTCAAATCTATGCCGAGGTCGCGCAGGTGTGCGTGCAGGCATACGAGGAATGCACCGTCTCGCAGAGGCCGAAGCAAGCCCACTTCGTCGAGTTGGGCACTGCGGCGACGCTCTGCAAATGCGATGAGCTGAAAAAATGCGTAGAGTACGACAATGGCTATGGGATACTTAAAGACCACATAGGGGATCACGTAGGACAAGTGGTCGTAAGCGAGCGTTGCCGTGCTTCCCGCAATTAGAAAGGCTATGAGTGGTACGGTGTTTTGTTTTAGAGTTTTCATAGGTGAGATGTGATTATATTGTGTTGTGCTGATGTTGTCAAGGATGGAGGTTGCGTTTTGAAACGGTGGATGCTGTGTTTTGTATGGGGTATGATATTTTTTCAGGCCCCGGTTGTGGATGCGCGAGAGTTTTTGAAAGAGATTGAGACGCATTACAGCGACGGCAAAATTGACGATGCCCTCGAGGTGGCGCGCGCTTTTGTCGAGGCACATGCCGATAGTGTGGCAGCGCACGGTTTTTTGGGTATGCTTTACGCAGAGGCCGGGCAATTAGATGCGGCGGTGGCTGCTTTTCAAAAGGTGGTGGAGATTAAACCGGGCTCTGTTCGCGGATATCGCGATCTGGCGCTGGTGTTCGTTCGACAGGGCAAAATTTCTCAGGCTCTTTCTGCGCTGGATCGGGGTATTGGGCAAAGCAATGAGCCCGCTTTGCTTCTGGCAGAGCGCGCATCTTTGAATAGCGATCTGGGCAAGCTCGGAGAAGCTATTGCCGATTTTGAAGCGGCACTCAAACGCCGTCCCGATTTTATCGAGGCGTATCAATCTCTGGCGCTGACCCATATTGCAGTGGGCGATACACTCAATGCAATTGCCGTGATGGATCGCGGTCTTGATGCCAATCCGGATAATGTGATGTTGATGGTTAACCGGGGTGGGGTTTTTCACGCGCTGGGGATGACGCAGCAGGCATTTTCGGCATATCGACAGGCTGTTGAGACTGCGCCAGAAGATCCGTCGGTGTATCGCGCACTCGGTTTTATGAGTGCAGAAGTGGATTCTCTGGATATCGCACAGGCAGCGTGGGAAAAGGTGCGCGATCTCGCTCCGGATGATCTCGAGGTGCGCGATGCACTTGCCCAGTTGTACGCAGCCAGGGGTAATTTTGACGCCAGTATTGGCGAGATGCTGGGCGTTTTGGAACGCGCGCCCGATGGCAATTTGGTGCGGTTCAGGCTGGCAGAAGTCTATGTGGCTAAGGGCGATATTGCACAGGGCAAGGCCGAGCTGTTGACCTGTATTTCGCGCGCGCCTAAGTGGATTGCACCCTATAAGCGGTTGGCATTGCTGTATTTGGGCGAAGAGAAGGTCGATTCTGCAGGTGTGATTTACGAGAAGGCATTGGAGATTGATCCCAAAGATGCTGAGGTTCACAACAATCTGGGGTTTATTTATTCGGCTCGGGGAGATTTTGACAAGGCGCGAAGGGCGTATGAAACGGCAATGGCCGAAAGCAAGGATGCCAGTACGCTGCGCGACGCACAGGGCAATCTGGATATTATTAAGTCGATTCAGGCGGGCAAGATGCGGGTGCGGCATATTCTGGTGAAGACGGAAATTGAGGCTCAGGAAATTTTGAATAAGCTCAAATCCGGAGAAGATTTTGCCGCTTTGGCGAGGAGTTATTCTATTGATCCTTCAAAAGAAAATGGCGGAAGCACGGGATTTTTCTCTAAGGGCGATTTGCATCCGGATTTTGAAGCTGCAGTGATGAAGCTCAAACCCAATGAAGTCAGTGGAATTGTCAAAACCCCTCTGGGATATCATGTGATTATGCGGGTTAATTGACGGTGTTTCAGAAGACATTATTGACGAACGGCGGCGCATTTTGGTCGCCGTTTCTTTTGGGATAGATAGCGAATGAAAACTGTGCGTAAGGTGATGTTGTGGGGCATTGGGTTAACGCTGCTGGCGGTGTTGATTTACGAAGTTGGAATTATCGCCGCCTGGATACAGGTGCGGCAGATGGGATGGGGCTATGTACCTGTTTTGCTTATTGCACTGGGCTGGCATGTGAGCAATACGTGGGCATGGGCGATGTGTTTTGATGGCGACCGTCCGCATTTTTGGGCACTTTTTTGCACAAAGTTGTCGGGAGAAGCGGTTGGCAATGTCACACCGGCTTCCCATGTGGGCGGTGAGGTGGCCAAAGCGTATATGTTGCGCGACCGGGTTTCTGTGACGCAGGGCGTACCTTCTCTGGTGATCAATAAGACGGTTGAACTGGTGAGCGGCCTGGTCTTTGCGCTGATTGGCACGGGATTGGCCGTGGGCATGTTTTCGCTTTCAATAGAGGTGCAGATTGGGTTGGGAGCTGCCCTGGTGCTGGGTACGGTTGGGATTGTGGCGGCTTATGTGTCTCAGCGCAAACGGGCATCTGTATGGTTGCTGGATGTTTTGAAGAAGTTGCGTCTCTCTTTTTTGGAGTCGAGGCGTGAAAAATTTGAAGAAGTTGATCGGACGATTGCGACATTTTACCAGCAGAACCGCCTGGGGTTCTGGCTGTGTATGGCTCTGCACATGCTGAGTTGGGTTTTGGGAATTTTTGAAGTGTATGCGATTCTCAACTTGTTGGGACAGCCACAATCTTTTTTGACCGCTTTTTTGCTCACGTCTTTGTCGTTGATTATAAATACAGCGTTTTTCTTTATTCCATCGGGGATCGGTGTTTTTGAGAGTGGGCATGTGTTTCTTTTTCAATTGTTGGGGTTGACACCAGAATTGGGATTGGGCGTTGCATTGATCCGGCGCATCCGGAAAATTTTCTGGGTATCTTTTGGATTTGTTTTGATAGCGGTGCGGCGGTGAATTTGTGGAGGGGAACTTCTCGCGGATGAAAACGTTAGTATAGCTTACCCGGACTTTTGTCCGGTTTTTTTGTATATTTTACGATGGCACGGATTTCGCTTATATATAGAGATATTTTGTGCCTGTTTGCATGGTCTCTTTTTAAATATTTGTTTAATATAGATATAGATTTTTATGTATTTGAAATTTTGCGCCGGGGTCCAGGGGTAATATGTTGTTAAATTGCAACAGGTGTGTTGTTTTTTCACACATGTTAAAGCTGTGTGGGTTCTTTTTTGGGATTTTTATCTCATCCCCGTACGCCGAAACGTATGATTTGTCCGCGAGTATTGCACGGGCGATGCGCGTACATCCCGGCGTGCGTGCCGCAACGGTTGATGTCGATATTGCGCGGGCGCAATTAGATCAGGCCAATGCCATCCGCTTTTTGCCGCAGTTTGAGCTGCGATCCTTTATTGGACCTTCGCCCGAGGCGCGCGGCGACGCGCTCGTCGGCGAGACCATGCTGAGTCATTTGAATATTTTTACGCGTACGGAAGCCACAGTTGTGCAACCTCTGTTCACGTTCGGTCATTTATCAGGTGCCAAAGCAGCGGCTATGGCAGGGGTGACGGCTCAGCAGGCGGGGTTGCGAAAAGCGCGAGGCGACCTGGAGCTTCAGGTTGCCGAGGTGTATTTTGGGTTGCAACTGACGCAGGATTTGTGGGCACTGGCACTGGAGGCGCAAAGTGATTTTCAAACGGCGCGCGATTTTGTGTCGGAGAAACTGGAGGCAGAGGAAGGCGATTTTACGTATGCCGATCTGAACCGCATTGACCGGTTTGCCTTTGATGTGCGCGAAAAAGTACACGAAGCAGCGAAAACAAAAGCGCTTGCCGAGTCTGCCCTGCGCATGCTTCTGGGATTGAGTGAAGGAGATTCGCTGGCTCTTGCTGGTCCACTAACGCCTGTTGATGTGCAGATTGAGTCGCTTGAGTTTTATCTCAAACGCGCAGGTGACCGCGAGGATATGCAGCAGTTGCAGGCTGTCGTACAGATACGTGAATCCCTGGTGCAGGTGGCAAAAGGCGAGCAGTATCCCCAGATATTTATTGCGGGTCAATTTAAGTATGGGTATGCACCGAATCGCGACGATCAGACAAGTCCTTTTGCCAGAGATGATTTCAATATTTTGCAGGCAGGGGCGGTGATAGGTGTTCGACAGTCGCTGTCGTTTGGGCTTACGTCTGCGAAGGCGCGAAAAGCGAGTTTGGAATATCAGAAGTTGTTGTATCAAAAGCAACTGGCAGAGAAGGGCGTGGCAATTGAAATTGAGAAGATTTACCGCGAGTTGATCGAGGCAAAAAAAAATATGGCGGCTGCCAGCCAGGCGAGGCGGGCGACCCGCCGGTGGTTTATATCGGTTCGCGATGGATTTAATGCCGGTCTTGAAGAGGCATCGGATATGATTGATGCCGCAAAAGAGTACGGCATTATTCGCGCCAAATATTACGAAGCAGTGTTCAATTTTAACCGATCCTGGACGAGATTACAACGGGCTGTTGGACGCAGTCTTTTGTAAATTCCTCGGGATATTGCGAAAGGTTGTAGAAGTTATGGTGAATAAAGCTGTAATTATTGCCGCCGGTATGGGCAGTCGGTTGAGAGGTTATGGGGCGGATTTGCCCAAGCCTCTCGTGCCCCTGGCCGGCGTGCCATTGCTCAAGCGCACGATTTTGTCGGCTATGCGCGCGGGCATTTCAGAGTTTGTGGTTGTGGTTGGGTATCGGTGCCAGGAGATTATGCACGCACTTGCCGATGATCCGCAGCTTTCGGATGTGGCGATTGATTGGGTTCAAAATAAGGAATGGGCGCGCGGCAATGGGGTGTCGGTATTAAGTGCCAGGGAATATGTCGATGAGCCATTTATTCTTTTAATGTCCGATCATCTGTTTGATCCCGAGATACTGGTCAAATTGCGTCGTATGCCGGTTGGTCGGGATGAAGCTGTGCTGTGTGTCGATACAGGTCTCGATGGCATTTTTGATATGGAAGATGCTACAAAGGTGATGACGCAGAATCATCGCGTGGTCAAAATTGGAAAAGAGCTGGCCGATTTCAATGCGGTGGATACGGGGATTTTTCTGTGCAGTCCGTTTTTGTTTGGCGCGCTCGAGCAGTCTATTGCAGAGGGCGAGGGGTCATTGTCGGGGGGGATTCGCGTTCTGGCGGAGAAAGGCAGTATGCGGACTGCGGATATCGATGGCGCGTTTTGGCTCGATGTGGATACGCCCGAGGCACATGTCCACGCCGAGCAAGAGATGTTTCGCAGGCTCGGCAAGCCGACCGATGGTTTTGTTTCGCGCTATTTCAATCGCAAAATTTCTACGCGCATTTCTCGTGTGCTCGTGCATACACCTGTTACGCCAAATCAGTTGTCGATTGCGACGATGTTGTTGAGTTTTTTGTCGGCATGGCTGGTTTTTAAGGGGAGTACGAGTTATTTGCATCTGGCTCTGGGCGGGCTGTTGTTTCAGTTTGCGTCTATTATAGATGGGTGCGATGGCGAGATTGCCAAATTAAAATTTATGGGTTCTCGCCTGGGCGAGTGGGTCGATACGCTGGCGGATAATATGTCTTATCTCGTGTTTTTTATGGCGGTGCTCGCCGGGATGTATGAATATACGGGTGAGGCATTTTATCCCCTGCTGGGCGGTGTGATGGTTTTTCTCGATGCGTTGGGGGTATTGCTGATTTTTCTGTATATGAAACTGGTGGGGTCCGGCAGTATTGTGAGTTTTAATATGGCGTTTTCGAGCGATGTTCCCGAGAGTGAACGCGGGTGGTTTCACCGTTTTTGTATGTCGCTCAAATTTGTGAGTCGCCGCGATTTTTTTGCCGCGTTCTTTTGCACGCTGGCTGTCGCGAATAGTATTGCGGGTATGTACTGGTTTCTCGTGATTGGTTCTGCGCTGTTGACGGCGGGTATTTTTGGCTTTGGCGGACAGATGCTGCGCGCGCGCGGTGCTTTGAATGTGGATGAGGCGAAGCTGGGAGAGAAAGCGGATTGATGCAAATTCTGTCTGAGTTGAGATAAACTTCTGTTGGGGGGGTGTATAACTTCAACAGAAGTTTGTTTGTACGCGATATTTTTTGCAAGATCATTAGAGAATTTAGTTGCAAAATAGGGCGTTCTTTATTTTTGTTAATACTCATGTTCTCTTTTTTTGAGACAGGCTGTCGTTGTCTTGACTTTGGGGGAAAAAAATATTAAAATGGATGAAAATTCTGTCTGTAAACAAGTTATTGATATTAATAGGCGATATGTTATGATTTTATTGCTCAGATCTGCATTCCTGATGCTCGTTTTGATGGGTGTGGCGGGTGCGTCTGATCAGGGCGATGCGCTGCTCGAGATGGTGAAGAGCCGCGATGGGGCGATTCAGGATATTGTGCGTTCAGAAACCGGGGGCGAT includes the following:
- a CDS encoding TolC family protein; amino-acid sequence: MSASIARAMRVHPGVRAATVDVDIARAQLDQANAIRFLPQFELRSFIGPSPEARGDALVGETMLSHLNIFTRTEATVVQPLFTFGHLSGAKAAAMAGVTAQQAGLRKARGDLELQVAEVYFGLQLTQDLWALALEAQSDFQTARDFVSEKLEAEEGDFTYADLNRIDRFAFDVREKVHEAAKTKALAESALRMLLGLSEGDSLALAGPLTPVDVQIESLEFYLKRAGDREDMQQLQAVVQIRESLVQVAKGEQYPQIFIAGQFKYGYAPNRDDQTSPFARDDFNILQAGAVIGVRQSLSFGLTSAKARKASLEYQKLLYQKQLAEKGVAIEIEKIYRELIEAKKNMAAASQARRATRRWFISVRDGFNAGLEEASDMIDAAKEYGIIRAKYYEAVFNFNRSWTRLQRAVGRSLL
- a CDS encoding NTP transferase domain-containing protein: MVNKAVIIAAGMGSRLRGYGADLPKPLVPLAGVPLLKRTILSAMRAGISEFVVVVGYRCQEIMHALADDPQLSDVAIDWVQNKEWARGNGVSVLSAREYVDEPFILLMSDHLFDPEILVKLRRMPVGRDEAVLCVDTGLDGIFDMEDATKVMTQNHRVVKIGKELADFNAVDTGIFLCSPFLFGALEQSIAEGEGSLSGGIRVLAEKGSMRTADIDGAFWLDVDTPEAHVHAEQEMFRRLGKPTDGFVSRYFNRKISTRISRVLVHTPVTPNQLSIATMLLSFLSAWLVFKGSTSYLHLALGGLLFQFASIIDGCDGEIAKLKFMGSRLGEWVDTLADNMSYLVFFMAVLAGMYEYTGEAFYPLLGGVMVFLDALGVLLIFLYMKLVGSGSIVSFNMAFSSDVPESERGWFHRFCMSLKFVSRRDFFAAFFCTLAVANSIAGMYWFLVIGSALLTAGIFGFGGQMLRARGALNVDEAKLGEKAD
- a CDS encoding lysylphosphatidylglycerol synthase transmembrane domain-containing protein, which codes for MKTVRKVMLWGIGLTLLAVLIYEVGIIAAWIQVRQMGWGYVPVLLIALGWHVSNTWAWAMCFDGDRPHFWALFCTKLSGEAVGNVTPASHVGGEVAKAYMLRDRVSVTQGVPSLVINKTVELVSGLVFALIGTGLAVGMFSLSIEVQIGLGAALVLGTVGIVAAYVSQRKRASVWLLDVLKKLRLSFLESRREKFEEVDRTIATFYQQNRLGFWLCMALHMLSWVLGIFEVYAILNLLGQPQSFLTAFLLTSLSLIINTAFFFIPSGIGVFESGHVFLFQLLGLTPELGLGVALIRRIRKIFWVSFGFVLIAVRR